The DNA region TGGCGCCTCCGGGCGGAACGGCGGGTGGAGGACGTGAATGGCATGAAGGACTCCTCACGATCTTCACGCGATACCCCCGTAGGTATTTTCGAGAATAGGCGACACCGGCTGACGGCGCCAATGTCGGACCGCCAAATTGCCGGACAGGCAAGGCAGTTGACGAATTCGAGCACCCACCGTTACGACTCCGGCGCAGGGCATGTGCTGTAATGGTTGAGTGCAGTTTGAGCATGACAACATGGTCGGCGTCCATCTGGCCGTGGCCCTGGTGAATCTCGAATCGAGCGGCTCGTGGATGCCCGAGGTGCTGGAGCGGACGCTGCGGGAGCATCAGATCCGGCGTCCGCGGGTGACTGCTGCCGCCGGTGAAGAGATCCGGGAGTGGTCGCGGCGGATGAGGCCCGCCTTCGAGGCGTCTTCGCAGACCGGGCTGTGCCAGACCATCAACGCGCTGCTCGCGGACGGAGCAGGAAGTGTGTACCTGACCACGCACGACGCCTTGCGACCGCATCTGCACTTCGCTCCGGAGGGCCAGGACCTCCAGAGCCGCGTGAAGGCCGTGACTGCGGGAGGTCTGGCCATCTTCACCATGGAGGCCGAGGGGGAACGGCTGGGCGTATGCGCGCTCGACTCCTGCGGGACCGTCTTCGTGGACACCAGCCGCAACGGCCGCCGCGCCTACTGTCGCGCGCGCTGTGCCAACACTGACGCTGTCCGGCGCCATCGCATGAAACAGGGCTAGCGCGCCCAGCGGGCACGGATTGCCTTCCCGACAGGAAGTGGTGCGCAGTTCGGCAGCTGCCTCTCCCCCTCCAACCGGGGTTGGCCCTATGCCGGGACCAGTGCCACGACGAGCGGAACGGCGGCGATTCCCAGGAGTGTCTGCGTCGCGGTGATCCCGGCCATCAGCGGTGCGTCGCCGCCCAGTTGCCTGGCCATGATGTACGACGACGATGCCGTGGGCAGGGCCTGGAAGAGTACGGCGATGATCAGCGCGTGG from Streptomyces sp. NBC_00258 includes:
- a CDS encoding CGNR zinc finger domain-containing protein; translated protein: MQFEHDNMVGVHLAVALVNLESSGSWMPEVLERTLREHQIRRPRVTAAAGEEIREWSRRMRPAFEASSQTGLCQTINALLADGAGSVYLTTHDALRPHLHFAPEGQDLQSRVKAVTAGGLAIFTMEAEGERLGVCALDSCGTVFVDTSRNGRRAYCRARCANTDAVRRHRMKQG